The following coding sequences lie in one Rhizobium sp. ZPR4 genomic window:
- a CDS encoding GntR family transcriptional regulator, with protein sequence MNSLEAEAAASSHEGEAPDVTELILQDILAGRLPPGTWLKQIDLERRYNCTRPQVRRALDRLVQKRLVEHIPNRGYHVHEQDGRRAQEVSDIRVILEVAISDRIVANAGDADIANLRALASRFDDLVLNGTMLELYEANLAFHRYLLVLAGNQELVELITEIRQRTSSAPVSQWRTRARIEQSGREHQQMIDAIEKRDVDVLKELTRRHILQT encoded by the coding sequence ATGAACTCGCTGGAAGCTGAAGCGGCAGCGTCGTCACACGAGGGAGAGGCGCCCGACGTGACCGAGCTTATCCTCCAGGACATCCTCGCGGGCAGGCTCCCACCCGGAACATGGCTGAAGCAGATCGATCTGGAGCGCCGCTACAACTGTACGAGGCCGCAGGTGCGGCGCGCGCTCGACCGCCTCGTGCAGAAGCGGCTTGTCGAGCATATTCCCAATCGCGGCTATCACGTGCACGAGCAGGATGGGCGCCGCGCCCAGGAAGTGAGCGATATCCGCGTGATCCTCGAAGTGGCGATCAGCGATCGCATTGTCGCCAATGCCGGCGATGCGGATATTGCCAATTTGCGCGCGCTAGCTTCGCGCTTCGACGATCTGGTGCTCAATGGCACCATGCTCGAACTTTATGAAGCCAACCTGGCGTTTCACCGCTATTTGCTGGTGCTTGCAGGAAACCAGGAGCTTGTCGAGCTCATCACCGAAATCCGTCAGCGCACCTCGTCGGCGCCGGTGTCGCAATGGCGCACCCGAGCCCGCATCGAGCAGTCCGGCCGCGAGCACCAACAGATGATCGACGCGATAGAGAAGCGCGACGTCGATGTGCTCAAGGAGCTGACCCGCAGGCATATTTTGCAGACATAG
- a CDS encoding LysR family transcriptional regulator, protein MPRENFNELLVFLAVAEERSFTKAAAKLGTSQSTLSHAVKKLEERLGMRLLTRTTRSVGLTEAGERLQQSLSPRIAEIEADIEALTVYRERPAGTVRITLSNHAMESVVWPKLSSILADYPDIKLELSVDGSFRNIVEDGFDAGVRLGESLEKDMIAVRIGPDWRLVAVGSPEYFRTRSVPLTPQELMRHNCIRRRLDRIGGLYAWEFEKGGEEIRVRAEGQLTLNTDREMISAALDGHGIAYVPESYVEHHLEAGRLQIVLDDWCPKFAGYYLYYPSRRQNLRAFSVVIDALRERG, encoded by the coding sequence ATGCCACGGGAAAATTTCAACGAACTGCTGGTATTCCTGGCCGTCGCCGAGGAGCGGAGCTTCACGAAGGCGGCCGCAAAGCTGGGTACATCGCAATCGACGCTCAGTCATGCAGTGAAGAAACTTGAAGAACGTCTGGGTATGCGCCTGCTGACGCGCACGACAAGAAGCGTTGGGCTGACCGAGGCGGGCGAGCGTCTGCAGCAATCCCTGTCGCCTCGCATTGCCGAGATCGAAGCGGACATCGAAGCATTGACCGTCTATCGGGAGCGACCGGCCGGAACCGTCAGGATCACCCTTTCCAACCATGCGATGGAGAGCGTCGTGTGGCCGAAATTGTCGTCCATCCTTGCCGATTACCCTGACATCAAGCTTGAACTCAGCGTCGATGGCAGCTTCCGCAACATCGTCGAAGACGGGTTCGATGCCGGCGTCAGACTTGGCGAAAGCCTCGAAAAGGACATGATCGCGGTACGCATCGGCCCCGACTGGAGGCTGGTGGCGGTCGGCTCTCCAGAATATTTTAGAACCAGATCCGTACCGCTGACGCCACAGGAACTGATGCGGCATAACTGCATTCGTCGACGCCTCGACCGCATCGGCGGTCTCTATGCCTGGGAGTTCGAGAAGGGTGGAGAGGAGATCCGGGTCAGGGCCGAAGGTCAGCTTACGTTGAATACCGACCGCGAGATGATATCTGCCGCCCTGGACGGACATGGAATTGCCTACGTTCCGGAAAGCTATGTCGAGCATCATCTGGAAGCGGGACGGCTTCAGATTGTCCTAGACGACTGGTGTCCGAAGTTCGCCGGCTACTACCTTTATTATCCCAGCCGCCGACAGAATCTTCGCGCATTCTCTGTCGTCATCGATGCCCTTCGGGAAAGAGGCTGA
- a CDS encoding zinc-dependent alcohol dehydrogenase family protein, with protein sequence MLGTVLHAPGDIRCEEVPEPKILKPTDAIIKLSASCVCGSDLWPYRGIQAVTGPQHMGHEYCGVVVEVGSEVKTIRPAQFVVGSFCLSDNTCPHCRFGFQSSCEHREFMSAAQAPYARIALADGTLVATDTMPSDDLIPSLLAASDVLGTGWYAADAARVAPGCTAVVVGDGAVGLMGVLSAKQMGAGRIIAMSRHKQRQELALEYGATDIVTERGDAGVAKIKELTAGVGADSVLECVGTQESMLQAINSARPGGSIGYVGVPHGVELDGQMLFFQQKNLLGGPAPVRRFLPHLIDLIMTRQINPGKVFDLAVPLADVAHGYKAMDERRAIKALLRM encoded by the coding sequence ATGCTTGGAACAGTCCTTCATGCCCCCGGTGACATTCGTTGCGAGGAAGTCCCGGAACCAAAGATCCTCAAGCCGACTGATGCCATCATCAAGCTCTCTGCATCCTGTGTCTGCGGCTCCGATCTCTGGCCGTACCGCGGCATCCAGGCGGTGACCGGGCCACAGCATATGGGGCACGAATACTGCGGGGTCGTCGTGGAGGTCGGCAGTGAGGTGAAGACGATCCGGCCGGCCCAGTTCGTCGTCGGCTCGTTCTGTCTTTCGGACAACACATGCCCGCACTGCCGGTTTGGCTTTCAGTCGTCTTGCGAACATCGCGAGTTCATGTCTGCGGCCCAGGCACCCTATGCACGGATTGCGCTTGCCGACGGAACCCTGGTTGCGACCGATACCATGCCGTCGGATGATCTGATCCCAAGCCTTCTTGCTGCCTCGGATGTTTTGGGCACGGGTTGGTATGCGGCAGATGCGGCACGCGTTGCTCCGGGTTGTACGGCCGTCGTGGTCGGCGACGGCGCTGTCGGTCTCATGGGCGTGCTCTCCGCCAAGCAGATGGGCGCTGGGCGCATCATTGCCATGAGCCGCCACAAGCAACGCCAGGAACTTGCCCTCGAATATGGCGCGACCGACATCGTCACCGAGCGCGGCGATGCAGGCGTGGCGAAGATCAAGGAACTGACTGCAGGGGTCGGAGCTGATTCCGTTCTTGAATGCGTCGGTACCCAGGAATCCATGCTGCAGGCAATCAATAGCGCCCGACCCGGCGGCTCGATCGGCTATGTCGGCGTTCCGCATGGCGTCGAGCTCGACGGGCAGATGCTGTTCTTCCAGCAGAAGAACCTGCTCGGCGGCCCGGCTCCTGTGCGTCGCTTCCTTCCCCACCTCATCGATCTCATCATGACCCGTCAGATCAATCCCGGAAAGGTCTTCGATCTGGCGGTTCCGCTTGCCGATGTCGCGCATGGTTACAAGGCCATGGATGAGCGCCGCGCCATCAAGGCGCTGCTCAGAATGTGA
- a CDS encoding MFS transporter yields the protein METTYDRAVERAASPWAAVICMTLMTFTLVASEFLPVSLLTPIADELGITAGQAGQAISVSGFFAVVTSLFSNTVLWRLDRRTVVLSYTIVMVLSGLAITFAPNYLVFMFGRALIGIAIGGFWSPSTSIVARIAAEQDVPKALATLQGGTALATVIAQPLGSFLGGLIGWRGAFFIVVPVGIIAFVWQIFALPRMPGGPTNTGSSPLGLLRNRIFAINMAAMSLFFMGQFALSTYLRPVLGDVTRLDVNELSVVLLGIGLFGLLSTFLIGFLLRAHLGAVLVGFPAALAAVALLLIPLAPSGIAIAALLCLFGFFVTPIPVAWNTWMTRTIPDKLEAGGGLLVALIQAAITAGAFTGGILFDGIGWWSAFAYSGVLFLSAAIIPFIARRTD from the coding sequence ATGGAAACTACCTATGACCGCGCCGTCGAGCGTGCGGCCAGCCCATGGGCTGCGGTCATCTGCATGACGCTGATGACCTTCACCCTCGTTGCTTCTGAGTTTCTGCCCGTCAGCCTGCTAACACCGATTGCTGACGAGCTTGGCATTACTGCGGGTCAGGCGGGCCAGGCGATTTCCGTTTCGGGGTTTTTCGCGGTCGTCACCAGCCTGTTCAGCAACACGGTGCTGTGGCGGCTGGATCGCCGAACGGTGGTCCTGTCCTATACGATCGTGATGGTGCTCTCGGGTCTGGCGATCACGTTCGCGCCCAATTATCTCGTCTTCATGTTCGGCCGCGCGCTGATCGGCATCGCGATCGGCGGTTTCTGGTCCCCGTCCACCTCCATCGTCGCGCGTATCGCTGCCGAACAGGATGTTCCAAAGGCGCTTGCCACGTTGCAGGGCGGGACTGCTCTGGCCACGGTCATCGCTCAGCCGCTGGGAAGCTTCCTCGGCGGGCTGATAGGCTGGCGCGGTGCCTTCTTCATCGTCGTTCCGGTCGGCATCATCGCCTTCGTCTGGCAGATTTTCGCCTTGCCGCGGATGCCTGGCGGTCCGACGAATACCGGGAGCAGCCCGCTCGGACTGCTGCGAAACCGCATCTTTGCTATCAACATGGCGGCCATGTCCTTGTTCTTCATGGGCCAGTTCGCACTGTCGACCTATCTTCGACCGGTCCTTGGAGACGTAACAAGGCTCGATGTGAACGAACTGTCGGTCGTTCTCCTCGGCATCGGCCTCTTTGGCCTGCTGAGCACCTTCTTGATCGGTTTCCTGCTGCGAGCGCATCTGGGTGCCGTCCTCGTCGGGTTCCCTGCGGCGCTCGCTGCGGTCGCTCTGCTGCTGATCCCGCTGGCACCCTCGGGTATTGCGATCGCTGCACTCCTCTGCCTGTTCGGGTTCTTTGTCACGCCCATTCCCGTGGCCTGGAACACATGGATGACCCGCACCATTCCTGACAAACTCGAGGCGGGTGGTGGACTGCTGGTGGCGCTGATCCAGGCGGCAATTACCGCAGGTGCCTTCACAGGCGGGATACTGTTCGACGGTATCGGCTGGTGGAGCGCATTCGCCTATAGCGGTGTTCTGTTTCTGTCGGCCGCTATCATTCCGTTCATCGCAAGACGGACCGACTGA